The following coding sequences lie in one Trichoderma breve strain T069 chromosome 1, whole genome shotgun sequence genomic window:
- a CDS encoding lipase (class 3) domain-containing protein → MKCWQLLSLAAVVASSPVPSIKDYTRLLRARQSDTSFTATQQELNNFGFIVQYAGAAYCNSETPAGQAVTCSDDGCPDVAGTVVNSFTGSVTGIGGFVAVDSTHQQIILSFRGSNNLRNFITDVVFGFTDCSLADGCEVHDGFNDAWNEVASAATDALTQARAANPSFEIVSTGHSLGGAVATLAASVLRTQGFAIDVYTFGSPRVGNDVYANFVTSQPGSEFRVTHFDDPVPRLPPIIFDYRHVSPEFWLSAGDGSNIDYTVAQIEVCTGIANVDCNAGTSGLDITAHSNYLRKVSACAPSPLQFKRDDGNSTGYDQETIDRINKWSQEDQAYVTGGQA, encoded by the exons ATGAAGTGCTggcagcttctctctcttgcagCTGTTGTAGCTAGCAGTCCCGTGCCATCCATCAAGGACTACACTCGGCTGCTTAGAGCTCGACAGAGCGATACAAGCTTCACTGCTACACAGCAAGAGCTCAACAACTTCGGCTTCATCGTCCAGTATGCCGGAGCTGCATACTGCAACTCCGAGACACCAGCTGGTCAGGCCGTCACATGCTCTGATGACGGTTGCCCTGACGTTGCGGGAACTGTTGTCAACTCCTTCAC TGGTTCCGTCACTGGCATCGGAGGCTTCGTTGCTGTTGACAGCACACACCAGCAAATCATCCTCTCATTCCGTGGAAGCAACAACCTCCGCAACTTCATCACGGAtgttgtctttggcttcacAGACTGCTCACTCGCCGATGGCTGTGAAGTCCACGATGGCTTCAACGACGCTTGGAATGAAGTCGCCAGCGCTGCCACAGACGCTCTCACACAGGCCCGTGCCGCCAATCCTTCCTTCGAAATCGTCTCCACGGGACATTCTCTCGGTGGTGCCGTCGCTACTCTCGCCGCTTCGGTCCTCCGCACTCAGGGCTTCGCAATTGATGTCTACACATTTGGATCTCCCCGTGTTGGCAACGACGTCTATGCCAACTTCGTGACCAGCCAGCCTGGTTCTGAGTTCCGCGTCACTCACTTTGACGACCCTGTCCCCCGTCTTCCCCCTATCATCTTTGACTACCGCCACGTCTCTCCCGAGTTCTGGCTCTCtgccggcgatggctcaAACATTGACTACACCGTGGCCCAAATTGAGGTTTGCACTGGTATCGCCAACGTGGATTGCAACGCTGGCACCTCTGGACTTGACATTACTGCTCATTCCAACTATCTCCGTAAAGTCTCCGCCTGTGCTCCCTCACCTCTGCAGTTCAAGCGTGATGACGGCAACTCTACCGGCTATGATCAAGAGACTATTGACAGGATCAACAAATGGAGCCAAGAAGACCAGGCCTATGTCACCGGTGGACAGGCATAA
- a CDS encoding type III restriction enzyme, res subunit domain-containing protein, whose protein sequence is MPRGRLSLKASATPVPKSSETGNGPASAPERLTRTRSARNLRGSSAADELQSQEITPARTLRGRSRLIATLAQDDDTMTSESISSVPTPFGQTSESGYSTPGTSKLPSPAEAATIPNGKTSSAFEVQIPARSRLQGPGGDERALRRSIYSLNAKSKKVTEVQDSDEEDDDFAAITRDEKVARRLQNEFHMESLRSRRTEATDAQSSFSTEASGKRPRSLSGPTATHKRLSKKSKTIPDSDDLSEADVDMDAEIAAGLALEDDQSNGEALSLGEETEDEGEEDVEDDVEEDVEDDVEEDVDEDIDEDVEDEIAASTDDEPLAVQRKKKKPARVYAKRAAATRTSTKLADAPTAAIADSESGMSALPSDFSSGLSSGISSAATSDSESSAVRQPPSSELRSIASRRRAFRRAKNKSRVAKERDRLEKHHPELTTMWTDLESMPVMKAGKIDQPASISRLLKPFQLEGVAWMKAMETTKWKGGLLGDEMGLGKTIQAVSLIMSDYPAKQPTLVLVPPVALMQWQSEIKSYTDGTLKTFVFHGTNQKAKNITVKELKKFDVIMMSYNSLESMYRKQEKGFKRKDGIYKEKSVIHAITFHRAILDEAHCIKTRTTMTAKACFALKTVYRWCLSGTPLQNRIGELFSLVRFLNITPFASYLCKQCPCSTLEWSMDENSRCSDCGHAGMQHVSVFNQELLNPIQKFGNLGPGREAFKKLRLMTDRIMLRRLKKDHTNSMELPVKERRFDTYVAQGVLLNNYANIFGLIMQMRQVADHPDLILKKNADGGQNVLVCCICDEPAEDTIKSRCKHDFCRACVSSYIKSTDEPDCPRCHIALVIDLEQPEIEQDEVLVKKSSIINRIKMENWTSSSKIELLVHELHKLRSDNATHKSIIFSQFTTMLQLIEWRLRRAGITTVMLDGSMTPAQRQASIEHFMNNIDVECFLVSLKAGGVALNLTEASRVFIVDPWWNPAAEWQSADRCHRIGQQRPCVITRLCIEDSVESRMVLIQEKKTSMIHSTVNADDKAMDTLSPEDMQFLFRGS, encoded by the exons ATGCCTCGTGGTCGTCTATCCTTGAAGGCATCAGCCACCCCTGTCCCGAAGTCTTCCG AAACTGGAAATGGTCCTGCCAGTGCGCCTGAACGTCTTACTCGCACTAGATCCGCGAGAAATCTTAGAGGGTCCTCTGCCGCAGATGAACTACAGTCACAAGAGATCACACCGGCCAGGACTCTCCGGGGTAGATCACGTCTCATTGCAACTCTTGCGCAAGATGACGATACTATGACTTCGGAATCCATTTCTTCAGTCCCTACACCATTTGGACAAACTTCTGAAAGTGGTTACTCAACGCCTGGAACTAGTAAACTCCCAAGCCCTGCTGAAGCAGCCACCATACCTAATGGAAAGACTTCGTCAGCCTTCGAAGTACAAATCCCTGCTAGAAGCAGGCTCCAGGGACCCGGTGGAGATGAGCGAGCATTACGACGCAGCATCTATTCCTTAAACGCCAAGAGTAAGAAAGTAACAGAAGTCCAGGActcggatgaagaggacgatgactTTGCAGCAATCACTCGTGATGAGAAGGTTGCTCGACGCTTGCAAAATGAATTCCATATGGAAAGCCTGAGGTCACGTCGCACTGAGGCAACTGATGCACAATCGTCTTTCTCGACTGAGGCATCGGGGAAGCGGCCAAGATCTCTCTCGGGGCCTACCGCAACACACAAGCGactgagcaagaagagcaaaactATTCCAGACTCTGACGATCTGTCTGAAGCTGATGTGGATATGGACGCTGAAATTGCTGCTGGTCTTGCACTAGAGGATGATCAATCAAACGGCGAGGCCCTTTCACTTGGTGAAGAGactgaagatgaaggtgaagaggatgttgaagatgacgttgaagaggatgttgaagatgacgttgaagaggatgttgatgaggacATCGATGAGgacgttgaagatgagatagcagcatcaacagatGATGAGCCTTTGGCGGttcagaggaagaagaagaagcccgcaAGGGTTTATGCCAAGCGCGCCGCGGCCACTCGAACATCTACCAAGTTGGCAGATGCTCCCACAGCCGCCATAGCCGATTCGGAATCCGGAATGTCTGCGCTCCCGTCTGACTTCTCATCCGGTCTATCATCCGGCATCAGCTCGGCAGCTACTAGTGATAGTGAGAGCTCTGCTGTTCGTCAACCGCCATCTAGCGAATTGCGATCAATTGCATCTAGGCGACGGGCATTTAGAAGGGCTAAAAACAAAAGCCGTGTTGCCAAGGAACGAGATCGTCTTGAGAAACATCACCCGGAACTAACCACCATGTGGACAGACCTTGAAAGTATGCCTGTGATGAAAGCTGGCAAAATTGACCAACCAGCGAGTATCTCAAGGCTATTAAAACCGTTCCAGCTTGAGGGCGTTGCTTGGATGAAGGCAATGGAGACAACGAAGTGGAAGGGTGGTCTTTTGGGTGATGAAATGGGACTGGGCAAGACGATCCAAGCCGTCTCCCTCATCATGTCTGACTACCCAGCTAAGCAGCCCACTTTGGTCCTTGTTCCTCCCGTCGCTCTCATGCAATGGCAATCAGAAATCAAATCTTACACAGATGGAACACTGAAGACTTTTGTGTTTCATGGAACTAATcagaaagcaaaaaatatCACTGTcaaagagctcaagaagtTCGATGTCATTATGATGTCCTACAACAGCTTGGAGTCGATGTATcgcaagcaagaaaagggATTCAAACGGAAAGACGGCATATACAAGGAAAAGAGTGTCATTCACGCCATCACTTTCCACCGCGCCATCCTAGATGAAGCACATTGTATCAAAACGAGAACCACAATGACCGCCAAAGCGTGCTTCGCTTTGAAGACAGTATATCGCTGGTGCTTGAGCGGCACACCACTGCAAAATCGAATTGGAgagctcttctccttggtgagATTCCTTAACATCACGCCATTTGCATCCTATCTCTGCAAACAATGCCCTTGCTCAACGCTCGAGTGGTCAATGGACGAAAACAGTCGCTGTTCCGACTGTGGGCATGCGGGTATGCAGCACGTGTCTGTTTTCAACCAAGAGCTCCTTAATCCCATTCAGAAATTCGGTAACTTGGGTCCTGGTAGAGAGGCATTTAAGAAACTTCGTTTGATGACGGATCGTATCATGCTTCGGCGACTCAAGAAGGACCACACCAATTCCATGGAACTTCCTGTCAAAGAA CGCAGATTTGACACTTATGTTGCGCAGGGTGTTCTCTTGAACAACTATGCCAATATTTTTGGCTTAATCATGCAAATGAGGCAAGTCGCCGACCACCCTGATTTgatattgaagaagaatgcaGATGGTGGCCAAAATGTTTTGGTTTGCTGTATCTGTGACGAACCAGCAGAGGACACTATCAAGAGCCGTTGCAAGCATGACTTTTGCAGAGCGTGTGTGTCTAGCTATATCAAGTCGACCGATGAGCCAGACTGTCCGCGGTGTCATATTGCACTAGTCATCGACCTTGAGCAACCCGAAATTGAACAGGATGAAGTGTTGGTCAAGAAGTCCTCGATTATCAATCGAATCAAGATGGAAAACTGGACATCTTCCTCCAAAATCGAGCTGCTTGTTCATGAACTTCACAAGCTGCGATCTGACAACGCTACGCACAAGTCAATTATTTTCTCACAGTTCACCACAATGTTGCAACTCATCGAATGGCGACTTCGGAGAGCCGGAATCACAACTGTCATGCTTGACGGCAGCATGACTCCTGCTCAGCGGCAAGCCTCAATTGAGCACTTTATGAACAACATTGATGTAGAATGTTTCCTTGTTTCGCTCAAGGCTGGCGGTGTGGCACTCAACCTCACTGAGGCGTCACGAGTGTTCATCGTAGACCC TTGGTGGAACCCGGCTGCTGAGTGGCAGTCTGCTGATCGCTGTCATCGTATTGGACAGCAACGACCTTGCGTCATCACACGTCTTTGTATCGAAGACTCCGTTGAAAGCCGAATGGTGTTGAttcaagagaagaagacgagcatGATTCACTCTACTGTCAATGCTGATGATAAAGCGATGGATACTTTGAGCCCCGAAGATATGCAATTCCTTTTCCGAGGCTCGTAA
- a CDS encoding pyridoxal-dependent decarboxylase, pyridoxal binding domain-containing protein, whose product MATAVLDNYVQNVIHNHVVKKKPQYLGALQNNVAVDPKQLIGEAFHQRVGAVDHELCDPGEEDTFFVADLGEVYRQHLRWKKNLPRIKPFYAVKCNPDPRVLQLLAALGTGFDCASKGEIEQVLGLGTSPDHIIYAQPCKTNSYVRYVKSVGVKQMTFDNADELHKIAKLFPGAELFLRIMTDDTSSLCRLSMKFGAPMDTTESLLALAQELGLNVVGVSFHVGSGASDPTAFYKAVTDAHTVFQQARTYGFHLRVLDVGGGFTGETFEKMAGVLDAALTEYFPSGCGIDIIAEPGRFYVATAFTIACNIIARRTVDDPSVDATSYMAYINDGVYGNFSSIMFDHQHPVAKILHSGGQTLFDTYAAEPCSPGDGVEYSIWGPTCDGIDQISQSTHFQRILNVGDWLYFENMGAYTKCSATQFNGFSNSHDTIYVCSEPGAKALMDL is encoded by the coding sequence ATGGCAACAGCTGTCCTCGACAATTACGTCCAAAATGTCATCCATAATCAtgttgtgaagaagaaaccccAATATTTGGGCGCTCTTCAGAACAATGTTGCTGTTGATCCGAAGCAATTGATCGGTGAGGCCTTCCACCAGCGCGTGGGGGCCGTTGACCATGAGCTCTGCGACCCCGGTGAAGAAGATACCTTCTTCGTAGCAGACCTTGGTGAGGTTTACCGCCAGCATCTccgctggaagaagaacCTGCCCCGCATCAAGCCCTTCTATGCCGTCAAGTGTAACCCTGACCCCAGGgtcctccagcttcttgctgCGCTCGGCACGGGCTTTGATTGCGCCTCCAAGGGCGAGATTGAACAGGTCCTGGGCCTCGGTACCAGCCCAGACCACATCATCTATGCCCAACCCTGCAAGACCAACTCCTATGTCCGCTATGTCAAGTCGGTTGGTGTCAAGCAGATGACCTTTGACAATGCTGATGAGCTCCACAAGATCGCCAAGCTGTTCCCCGGCGCAGAGCTCTTCCTCCGCATTATGACTGATGACACCTCGAGCTTGTGCCGTCTCAGCATGAAGTTCGGTGCCCCCATGGACACTACCGAGAGCCTCCTTGCCCTGGCCCAAGAACTGGGCCTCAACGTCGTTGGCGTGAGCTTCCATGTGGGATCTGGCGCTTCCGATCCCACAGCCTTCTACAAGGCCGTTACCGATGCCCACACCGTCTTCCAGCAGGCTCGCACCTACGGATTTCACTTGCGAGTCCTCGATGTCGGCGGTGGCTTCACCGGAGAgacctttgagaagatggctgGTGTCCTTGATGCTGCTCTGACCGAGTATTTCCCCTCTGGATGTGGCATCGATATCATTGCCGAGCCTGGCCGTTTCTATGTTGCCACCGCCTTCACCATTGCGTGCAACATCATTGCTCGTCGCACCGTTGATGACCCTTCGGTCGATGCCACTAGCTACATGGCTTACATCAACGACGGTGTCTATGGCAACTTTTCGAGCATCATGTTTGACCACCAACACCCTGTTGCCAAGATCCTCCATAGTGGTGGTCAGACCCTCTTCGACACGTACGCCGCCGAGCCCTGCTCCCCTGGCGATGGCGTCGAGTATTCCATCTGGGGCCCTACTTGTGATGGCATTGACCAGATTAGCCAGAGCACTCACTTCCAGCGCATCCTCAATGTTGGTGACTGGCTCTACTTTGAGAACATGGGAGCCTACACCAAGTGCTCTGCCACCCAGTTTAATGGATTCTCCAACTCGCACGACACCATCTATGTCTGCAGCGAGCCTGGTGCCAAGGCTCTCATGGACCTCTAA
- a CDS encoding peptidase m16C associated domain-containing protein, with amino-acid sequence MLRNAANTARKTVTDLALYPKPGSKLHGFTLVRAKHVPELELTALQLQHDKTGADYLHIARDDTNNVFSIGFKTNPPDDTGVPHILEHTTLCGSDKYPIRDPFFKMLPRTLSNFMNAMTASDHTFYPFATTNEQDFKNLMSVYLDATLHPLLKQSDFQQEGWRIGPENPSAETADGKKLVFKGVVYNEMKGQMSDAGYLYYIRFHDHIFPDINNSGGDPQKITDLTYEQLKNFHAENYHPSNAKLFTYGDMPLADHLREVDARLQAFEKIAKDKVIHLPIELNGPKEVTLHGPLDPLVAPDRQYKTSVSWITGDTTDVVESFSVSLLSTLLMDGYGSPLYRGLIEAGMGADWSPNAGYDSYAKRGIFSIGLTGVQESDVPKVKGKIQEILREARDKGFDQGKIDGTLHQLELSLKHKTSNFGYSMLNRLKPKWFNGSDPFDSLAWNDTIATFQAKMAEGGYLEGLMDKYLLNDNTLTFTMAPSASFGDDLIAEEQARLSSKIQDAVNKAGDEESARLQFEKQEQDLLVEQNKTNTEDLSCLPTVYVKDIPRSTEPTIVRDEIADNIPIQWREAPTNGLTYFRAINTLEHLPDDLRELIPLFTDSIMRLGTKDMTMEQLEDLIKLKTGGVSVGYHSTPSPTDFTQSSEGIIFTGMALDRNVPVMYDLLRKLVQETDFDSPEASLRIRQLLQASADGVVNDIASSGHRFAMGHAESSLTRSAWLRQQVGGLSQVKLVTSLTGRPESDQLEDVISKLKKIQTFALTSGKMRTALTCGTENVQENLNSLKTFTGALSREVSGVAQSSPSPLPRDSKAFFPLPYQVYYGGLSVATTSYTSPEGAPLQILAQLLTHKHLHHEIREKGGAYGGGAYSKALDGLFGFYSYRDPNPQNTLGIMRNAGRWAVEKEWSDRDLEEAKISVFQGVDAPKSVNQEGMARFLSGITDEMKQKKREQLLDVTKEQVRDVAQKFLVDAIARGEERTTFLGEKQGWVDGSWSVHEMNVNGAEE; translated from the exons ATGCTGCGCAACGCTGCCAACACGGCCCGCAAGACCGTGACGGATCTCGCCTTGTATCCGAAGCCTGGCTCCAAGCTCCATGGATTCACACTCGTCCGAGCAAAACACGTtccggagctggagctgacGGCACTGCAACTGCAGCACGACAAGACCGGCGCCGACTACCTGCACATTGCTCGCGACGATACCAACAATGTCTTCTCCATCGGCTTCAAGACGAACCCTCCCGACGACACCGGCGTCCCCCACATCCTGGAGCACACCACGCTCTGCGGCAGCGACAA ATATCCTATTCGCGATCctttcttcaagatgctgccTCGTACCTTGTCCAATTTCATGAATGCCATGACAGCTTCAGACCATACCTTTTATCCGTTCGCCACCACCAACGAGCAGGATTTCAAGAACCTAATGTCTGTGTACCTCGATGCAACACTCCACCCATTGTTGAAGCAATCCGATTTCCAACAGGAGGGTTGGCGAATCGGACCCGAGAATCCATCAGCCGAAACCGCCGATGGCAAGAAGCTTGTCTTCAAGGGGGTTGTGTATAACGAGATGAAAGGACAGATGTCGGACGCGGGATACCTTTACTACATTCGATTTCACGATCATATCTTCCCCGATATCAATAATTCTGGTGGCGACCCTCAGAAGATTACGGATTTGACGTATGAGCAGTTGAAGAATTTCCATGCAGAAAACTATCACCCAAGCAATGCGAAGCTGTTTACCTACGGAGACATGCCTCTAGCGGATCATCTACGAGAAGTTGATGCTAGGCTGCaggcctttgagaagatcgccaaggacaaggtTATTCATCTACCGATTGAGCTGAACGGCCCTAAGGAAGTTACTCTTCACGGTCCGCTGGATCCATTGGTTGCTCCGGATCGACAATACAAAACTTCGGTATCTTGGATCACCGGCGATACGACTGATGTGGTAGAGTCATTCTCTGTCTCATTGCTTTCTACGCTCTTGATGGACGGCTATGGGTCGCCGTTGTATCGGGGCTTAATAGAGGCCGGCATGGGCGCTGACTGGAGCCCTAACGCAGGCTATGACAGCTATGCGAAACGCGGCATCTTCTCAATTGGCCTTACTGGTGTCCAGGAATCCGATGTGCCCAAGGTTAAGGGCAAGATTCAAGAGATTTTGCGGGAGGCGAGGGATAAAGGCTTTGACCAGGGCAAAATTGACGGCACTCTTCACCAGCTCGAGCTTTCCCTTAAGCATAAGACGTCCAACTTCGGCTATTCCATGCTCAACAGACTGAAGCCAAAGTGGTTCAACGGCAGCGATCCCTTTGACTCTTTAGCCTGGAACGACACTATTGCTACTTTCCAAGCCAAGATGGCAGAGGGCGGATATCTGGAAGGCCTGATGGACAAATACCTGCTCAATGACAACACCTTGACTTTCACGATGGCGCCATCAGCGAGTTTTGGTGACGACCTAATTGCCGAGGAGCAGGCGCGACTATCTTCCAAGATCCAAGATGCCGTAAACAAGGCCGGAGATGAGGAGAGTGCTCGCCTGCAGTTCgagaagcaggagcaggaTCTGCTGGTGGAGCAGAACAAGACTAATACCGAAGACCTGAGCTGTCTGCCTACCGTCTATGTCAAGGACATTCCAAGATCAACGGAGCCGACGATTGTGCGAGATGAAATTGCGGACAATATTCCGATCCAATGGCGAGAGGCGCCCACAAATGGTCTCACCTATTTCAGGGCCATCAACACCTTGGAGCATTTGCCGGATGATCTCCGAGAACTCATTCCTCTTTTCACGGATAGCATCATGCGTCTAGGTACCAAAGATATGACAAtggagcagctcgaggatctcatcaagctcaagaCGGGCGGCGTTTCCGTTGGTTATCACTCTACACCTTCGCCGACAGACTTCACTCAGTCCAGCGAAGGAATCATTTTCACTGGCATGGCACTCGATAGGAACGTACCCGTCATGTACGACCTTCTGCGCAAGTTGGTCCAGGAGACCGACTTTGATAGCCCGGAGGCCTCCTTGCGCATTCGacagctgctgcaagcttCAGCCGACGGAGTTGTCAATGACATTGCTTCATCTGGACATCGGTTTGCAATGGGCCACGCCGAGTCGAGTCTGACCCGCAGCGCTTGGTTACGGCAGCAGGTGGGCGGCTTGTCACAGGTTAAACTGGTCACCTCGTTGACCGGCAGGCCTGAATCCGATCAGCTGGAAGATGTCATTAGCAAACTTAAGAAGATTCAGACTTTTGCTCTGACTAGCGGTAAGATGCGCACTGCTCTTACATGTGGCACGGAGAATGTGCAAGAGAACCTGAACTCCCTGAAGACTTTTACGGGGGCGTTGTCTCGAGAGGTGTCGGGGGTGGCACAAAGCAGCCCATCACCCCTTCCCAGAGACAGCAAGGCTTTCTTCCCTCTGCCATACCAAGTCTACTACGGAGGCCTCTCCGTCGCCACAACATCCTACACCTCGCCCGAAGGCGCGCCGCTGCAGATTCTTGCACAACTGTTGACGCACAAGCACCTTCACCATGAGATTCGAGAGAAGGGCGGTGCTTATGGCGGCGGAGCTTATTCGAAGGCCTTGGACGGCCTGTTTGGCTTCTACTCCTACCGTGATCCTAACCCGCAAAACACACTGGGCATCATGCGCAATGCAGGACGGTGGGCGGTGGAGAAGGAATGGAGCGATCGAGACCTTGAAGAGGCCAAAATCTCAGTCTTCCAAGGGGTTGACGCTCCGAAGTCGGTAAACCAGGAGGGCATGGCAAGGTTCTTGTCCGGAATCACGGAcgagatgaagcagaagaagagagaacagCTATTAGACGTCACAAAGGAGCAAGTTCGGGATGTGGCGCAAAAGTTCCTCGTCGACGCTATtgcgagaggagaggagcGAACAACATTCCTGGGAGAAAAGCAGGGCTGGGTGGATGGATCATGGAGCGTCCACGAGATGAACGTAAACGGCGCCGAAGAGTAA
- a CDS encoding myosin-like coiled-coil protein domain-containing protein, which produces MPATHVEAALANGHDSHVHSSPVANKKAKGKRGMDSTEASRLLQARISQLEQDAAGEKDQEMEIEREVKRANRDLLQQVSKMDDMQKIEHLMKRSSELLADMRRLERENQKNKKRGDALQKERDASRTELSKTVGLKEKLEKLCRELQRDNNKMKNENKELQSTQKRNNTAWDEKFASLLSKLEGYQEEKDTPKKQVVDMEMDELFRVRFKSFIEQYELRELHFHSLMRTKELEVQYHLSRHDREKKNAEAESTKARHLQAQVHAFTKTETELRNQLNVYVDKFKQVEDTLNNSNDLFLSFRKEMEDMSKKGKRLEKENEALKRQKEATTANIIHMAEERQDWKRKIEAADKKNEKLMSIIQQMQQQGRKVPPAAASAVEACFPETRGGAEGEGEDSEYSEEEGEEEGLSEFDDDTEEEPQPNEQGPPVPYGPERPPQPTTNGH; this is translated from the exons ATGCCGGCAACCCATGTGGAGGCAGCCCTGGCGAATGGCCACGACTCACATGTTCATTCATCACCCGTTGCgaacaaaaaggccaagggcaagagaGGAATGGATTCAACCGAAGCGTCGCGCCTGCTGCAGGCCCGTATATCGCAGTTGGAGCAAGATGCCGCTGGAGAGAAAGACCAAGAGATGGAAATAG agagagaggtcaAGCGCGCCAATCGAGATCTTCTGCAGCAAGTttccaagatggacgacATGCAGAAGATTGAGCACCTCATGAAGCGCTCCAGCGAACTCCTAGCCGACATGCGACGTTTAGAGAGGGAAAAtcagaagaacaagaaacgCGGAGACGCCCTTCAGAAAGAGCGAGATGCCAGTCGTACTGAACTCAGCAAGACGGTGGGATTGAAGGAGAAACTAGAAAAGCTGTGTCGAGAACTGCAGAGGGACAATAACAAGATGAAG AATGAGAACAAAGAACTCCAGAGCACGCAGAAGCGGAATAACACGGCCTGGGACGAGAAATTCGCAAGCTTGTTGTCAAAATTAGAGGGGTaccaagaggaaaaagataCCCCGAAGAAACAAGTGGTGGACATGGAAATGGACGAACT GTTCCGAGTTCGATTCAAATCATTCATCGAGCAGTATGAGCTACGGGAACTTCATTTCCATTCTCTTATGAGGACTAAGGAACTCGAGGTTCAGTATCATCTGTCCCGTCATGatagggagaagaagaacgccGAGGCCGAGTCAACCAAGGCGCGCCACTTGCAAGCCCAGGTCCATGCATTCACAAAGACGGAGACAGAGCTGAGGAATCAGCTCAATGTATATGTGGACAAGTTCAAGCAG GTAGAAGACACGCTGAATAATAGCAACgacctttttctctcatttcGAAAAGAAATGGAGGACATGTCGAAAAAGGGCAAGCGGTTGGAGAAGGAGAATGAGGCGCTAAAGAGACAAAAGGAAGCGACTACAGCCAACATTATCCACATGGCGGAAGAGCGGCAAGattggaagaggaaaatcGAGGCCGCGGATAAGAAGaacgagaagctcatgagCATCATCCAACAGATGCAGCAACAGGGGCGAAAAGTTCCACCCGCCGCAGCCAGTGCGGTCGAGGCGTGTTTCCCGGAGACTCGCGGGGGCGCAGAGGGCGAGGGTGAAGACAGCGAATACTctgaggaagagggcgaagaggaaggaCTTAGTGAGTTCGACGACGATACCGAAGAGGAGCCTCAGCCAAACGAACAGGGTCCCCCCGTGCCGTATGGCCCGGAACGCCCACCTCAGCCAACCACGAATGGACATTAG